In Eleginops maclovinus isolate JMC-PN-2008 ecotype Puerto Natales chromosome 19, JC_Emac_rtc_rv5, whole genome shotgun sequence, the sequence CTCAAGATTGCCTTCAAAAGTGCCCACAGAATCCAGAATGATCCCGACTTAATTTCTCCAAAAATAACTTGTAGTATCTCATCCAATGAGGTGTAACCCACTTGGGACAAAATGTCAGGATTCAGATCCTTAGTCCCTGCACCTCCTGTGAGaataatataaaagaataaatatttCTGACCCACATAAGGGATTCTGAAATTCAAAAGAGAATGTGGGTGTTTGTGGTTTAATAGATATTACCTGTGGCATTAAAGTATGCCTCAcctgtaaatgaaaaaacaacaaagaaaaacatgttatcCCCACTGCGCTGCCCtgagcaaaaacatttttctgatCTACATAAAGTAACAGCATTGTCAAAGAAACTGTGTACTCACAAAGTCTTTCCATCTCCAGGCTTTTGGAATGAGCGTCTGCCTTCTCTATCAGGTGTGAGACTTCAACTGATCTCAAAGCAAAGTGTTTGTATAACCTGTGAGCAGGTTTGGTGAGGTTGGATATATTTCCATAAGTTTCCATTTCCCAGAACAACACTGTCATGTGAGGATACCATCAtgacatttaagaaacaaaaaatgtaaatagcaTTTCATTAGTACTCCTTCACATATTAGACTAAACTACATTTAtcataatttcacttttttagaATGCGAATCAGAAATACGTTTTTTATCCCTGGGGAAATTGTTCCATTTAGGAAATTGGAAAAAAGTaagataaatataataaatgtttttatacaaacataataaGTAAGAATATGAATTTCTCaggttaaaaaacaatgaacaaatcACACATTACCTGATGTCATACATTTTCAACAAGAAAGTCATAAACATAGGTTTTGGTCTTCTCCGAGTAATTGTTGAcagtaaacaataaaatgtttgtctGATGATGCAAAGGTGAGAACATTAAAGGCCTCAATGTCATGGATGGAAATGACTGGTCTTCATGTGAGGCAGAACAGGTGACAATCAGCCTGTGGTGTCTGTCTCCCCCTGCTGTGAACAGAAAGACAGGCCACCGTCGTCTTGTTTTAGCCtttgctttttcaaaaaatgattgaataaaAGTCTGAAACGTTTCTCCTCTGCATAACTAATCAGCTCTTTTTAGGGGTGGGgagtgaagacatgtttttaatacatacatttttaattaaacacatttggCCCAGATTTACCAAGATTCCACATCTTAACAAGATTTCTTAGTCAATTCCAACTTGCTTTACACTCACACAAAGAGTGACTATGgactttataaaatataacagcTACTGAATGAAAGAatgagacagacaggcaggacAGACATTGAACCTTCGGCACTTCAGGGACAACATGCATGTCAATAAATCCTGAATATAAACAggagtacattttaaataaatataaagtaaaatagttAATTTCACAAATTAGCAATTTTCTAAATACATTCATACGCATCAATCCAACAACCACATTTACAACAGACTGATACCAACAAAAAGCCACTTTGACAAAAAGGCACAAGTTTCAAAACGCTTGAACACAAAGACAAGCAATGAATTGACAGAGCTGCATTAATCCAAATTGAGATTCTGCATAAATCACATCTTGGCTGCATCCAGACTCCCTCTTTATCAAAAATAATCTTAGGTCACTTGATGTTTCCTCTATGGTTGGTTTAGCCCTTAACTGGCCAGACTTCAGAAGGAAAAGGTTATTTCCTTGGCTAGGGCCAGAAAATCTAAATCCCAAGGGGATTGTTTATTTATAGCTCCGAAATCGTTTTACCTTTCTCATCAAAAAGGCTAAATCTGAGTACTACATCTCTAAAACTACAGTAACCTAAATGATCATAATTTCTGAAAggtaataaatatattcatttggAACAGAAACTAAACATGAAATACCAGCCTGCATTGTTAAAGACTCCCATTCTCTCACTGACAAATCGGCCATTCTCAACAGCTATaaccaacattttatttcttctggTTATTTGTTTGAGTCTTTACACCAGACCCTAAACAGAAGGTTGAGGTCAACACCTCCATCCCAGTCCGTGGTTCATCCATTAACTTTCAGGTTTATTCAGGTGATAGAGGTCCATAGAGCCTTACAGAATCTGGATCCACACAAATCGGCATGTCTTGACAAGCTTGATCCTCATTTAAGTTAGCTGCAGACTTTACAGCAAAACCGCTGACGTATCTTTCTACTCTGACTCTTTCCATCGATGAGATTCCTAACATGTGGAACTCTGCATTTGTTCTTCCTCCCTATATCAAAGGGGTGTGCCCCAGGGTTCAATATTAAGACCGCTGTTGTTCaccatacagtggggagaacaagtattagccgattttgcaggttttcccacttacaaagcatgtagaggtctgtaatgtaatgtaatagaggttggagtctgtttgattgagtgtgtggacaggtctcttttatacaggtaacgagttcaaacaggtgcagttaatacaggtaatgagtggagaacaggagggcttcttaaagaaacactaacaggtctgtgagagccggaattcttactggttggtaggtgatcaaatacttatgtcatgcaataaaatgcaaattaattatttaaaaatcatacaatgggattttctgaatttttgttttagattccatctctcacagttgacatgtacctatgataaaaattacagacttctacatgctttgtaagtgggaaaacctgcaaaatcggcagtgtatcaaatacttgttctccccactgtatatgtaaatAATCGCCAATAATTTATCAAATGCTACTTTCCATTTTTATGAATATGATACTGTTATCTATTCTTCATCCTCTTCTATAGTAAAAATGCTTTACCATTTAACTCAACACAATTTAGTATTAAATGCAGACAAATCCAAATTCATGATTCATTCACTTCTTTCTCCCCAAGATGTCTGCAGTTCAAGAGACTGACATTGAAATGGTCACTACATCCAAATGTTTAGGTATTATTGATAAGAACCTATCACACTGAAATGTTGTTACCAAGCTAAAGATAAAATGTGGTTTCTTTTACAGGTTAGGAAACATTTGATCTCTGCAACGTTTTTTCCGGTATTGGATTATGGTGATCTTTTTTACATGAATGCCTCTGACCTGTGCCTAAAGAATTTGGATACTGTGTACCATCGtgcattacattttgtaacTGGATGTGGATATTGGGTACACCACTGCACTTTGTATGATGCTGCTAAATGGCAATCTTTGTATGCACGCAGATTTTCCATTGGTTGGGTTTAACATATGAATCTCTCCTTGGGCTGGTTCCCTCTTAACTGTGCACATATATGTGTAATAAAACTAATCCATATGGCCTGCGCTCCCATGACTTTATACAGATATTGGTACTCTTGGTTAAAAAATAACTAGGGgaaaaagctttaaatatacTGCCCCTTCTGCGTGGATTAATGTACAGAAGGAGCTGAAACTGATAGATTTGATCACCATGGGGGAGTTCAAGTCCATTTTAAAGGATAGAGAACAAAATACTCTTGGTCGATGTGATTTCTCTTATGTCCCCTAATTGAAGTCGTTTAAAATAGTGTTAGTTTTTATGCTTCATAATAGATTTTCGTCTGCCTGCatggtttgtgtttatttgttgtaaaaTTGTTCATGCTTCCCTCTTGGCCAGGTCGCTCTTGAAAAAgagattttaatctcaatgaaaCTTTCAAACTGGAAAAATAAACGATATATATGGTATCTAAAGACATCTTGATTAGAatcctggtgtttttttttacagtatttggTTCTGCTTGACACTTTTTTAAAGGCTTAATCCTTTCTTTCCATCCGAGCTTTATGCAGGGTTTGCAAGTTGTAACTACTGGCTTTATTAAGaggaaagcattttttttaaatgctgtaggAAACTATTATAAGCAGAGATGTAGGTGACAAGCTTGTGAATGATCCCGATGACTGGTGTATATCTACTCTAATTATTAATAGTACTGTAATACATGTTAATAAATCATTAGTGGTTAATTTATGTggttttatcatttgttttggtcTAATTCCTCTGCAGCCCTTTTTCACAACATGGTCATACAATCTGGCACCCTGAACAATCTAACTAAGCCATTACTTAACACctataaacaaa encodes:
- the LOC134881745 gene encoding uncharacterized protein LOC134881745, whose protein sequence is MTVLFWEMETYGNISNLTKPAHRLYKHFALRSVEVSHLIEKADAHSKSLEMERLCEAYFNATGGAGTKDLNPDILSQVGYTSLDEILQVIFGEIKSGSFWILWALLKAILSSLLGGGWFWGAAGGAATVMATPVILGLLGFTSGGIAAGSIAANLMSMAATANGGGVAAGSIVAILQSLGATGAGLGGAAAGAVTGELIAWMLSTICHQI